TAGCGATACGCACGCCGGGAGAACCGAAGATGTAGGCGCCTATATGACCAGCTTCGTGCAGACCACTCTGGTCCAGCCCTTCCAGATGGATCGCGTGTTCTTCACACTGTTGTTTCCCATCATCTGCCTGGCGATGATCGTCGTCTTTTCCCTCCCCTTCACGGTAATCGTGCAGGCACGCATGGTGAAGGCGCTGCTTGGGCAGCCCACGCGCTCACCGGAGGCGCGGCGCTATGCCCTGCGGCCTGCGCTGGAACTGCTCTCGTTTCATACCATTACGCTGCTCTTCGTAGCGGTGCTGGTCAACAGCATCTATAACGTTGGCGCGAGTTCTCTCTTGCCGTCTGGATGGCCGTTTGTGAGCGCGCGCCTGCTCGTTTACATGGGCGCGCTGATCCTGCCCTATGTGTTTCTGATTAATCTGCCCTTTAGCGAGGGCATGGCGCGCTGGCGCGGCGCTCGGCTGCGCGAACTCGCGCTGCGTCGCAATGAGATTGCCCAGCGCCTCAGTCGCTCGCAGCCACAGGCCACCGATCAGACCGATCTGCGCACCCTTCAGGAGTATGTGACCTGGCAGTATTACCGCACGCAGGAGAGCGACGTGAAGGATGTGCGTTCGATGCCCTTCCCCATCGAGCGGCTCGTGCTGGCGCTGATCCTGGCGATCCTGGGCGGCATCGCGCTCGACTGGATCAACCAACTGCTCCACAGCCTGGTGTAGATGCGATTATCCCTGCTTATGAGGATGGAGCCGCCGGAACAAATTTTGCTTCGATGGGCGCTTCATCAGGGAAAGCAGGCCGCAGAGTGATCTCAGCATGCAACCCTAGCGCAGAAAGCAGGCTGGTGATAGTGCTGAGTGTCGGGTTGGCATGCTCTGCGTTGAACAGGCGCGTGATGGCTTCGCGTTGCGTACCCATCCTGGCGGCAAGCTCCTTTTCGGTAAGATGAAACGACTTGCGCGCCTCCTCCAACGCTTGCATGAGGGCAATCTCTGCTGTCGCCTGATAGAAATCAGCAGCCACTTCCGGGTCTTCCAAATCTTTACGCAAGCGTTGATGAAAGCGGCTCATCGCTATGCCTCCTCTTCTGGTATTTCAGGGCTGATCCTGTGCGTGCGTTGGTAGTCTTGCCAATAGGCAAAGGCTTGTTTCAGATCACGCGCCGAGGCAGGCTCTCCTGCCCGCTTGATATAGCCATGAAGGAGAACCACACGTTCCCCATCAAAGCCAAACATCTCACGACCAAGCCATCCGCTGAAGATGGCTCGCAATTCCCACAAGCCGCTATAGCCTCGGCATGCTTCGATGAGTCCCCCACCAAGACGTGGACCGTAGATTTCTAACGATAACACAATACTTTCCAGTTTGGTCGCTAGCTTTCGATGTGTTCGCTTCAAGGCATCCTCGAAGACTTCCGCTGGCTGTACCGTATCTTCTTGTTCGTAATACTCAACACGCCATCCCATATGCAGATGGTAACACCTATGTTACCTCTTGTCAAGAGCATCGAGAAACAAGATTTTTGATACAATCAGCAACTGATACCTTAGATCAGCGCCCGCTCTAGCAGCGGCACAAGCAGATCGTCGCGGCGGGCGCGCGCGGCGGCGGCGATGGGTTCGGCGGCGACGATGCGAATGCGCCGCTGATGCTGTTCGTATTTGGAGAGGTCGGCGGGAAGCTGGCCGGTGGCCTCGACCCAGGTCATCAGGGGCTGTATGCCCAGCGGCGGGTGTGCAAAGCTCACCCAGACTTCCATCTCCCATTTCTCCGGTTTGGGAATATCTATCAGCGTCTCGTGGGGCGCGACAGGACGCCCTAGACCCTCGGCCAGTCCGGCGGCCAGGGCGATTTCGACGCGGCGGCGCCTG
The nucleotide sequence above comes from Ktedonobacterales bacterium. Encoded proteins:
- a CDS encoding helix-turn-helix transcriptional regulator; amino-acid sequence: MSRFHQRLRKDLEDPEVAADFYQATAEIALMQALEEARKSFHLTEKELAARMGTQREAITRLFNAEHANPTLSTITSLLSALGLHAEITLRPAFPDEAPIEAKFVPAAPSS